One Phoenix dactylifera cultivar Barhee BC4 chromosome 14, palm_55x_up_171113_PBpolish2nd_filt_p, whole genome shotgun sequence DNA window includes the following coding sequences:
- the LOC103705675 gene encoding uncharacterized protein At5g39865 produces the protein MGCISSKLLATTDIDRDIRFYGSKAAAGDCPNHVVSLTSSTYGVLNLDRNEAKGKEEEEEEEAATKKWKRSSPPPTIPSSKRRVLKEEPSEIINAWELMRDLDSEIPIWSSLKKPTKLHASVQLFSPTKFAASPKKQKKQSAGKENSPLSQGSERLDLDSNRILRPFRSSESMQWSGSHSAISKKITPINAKIQKSGRDSGVSGWRRSLSPLFDPELLASIEKEHYEEQEQIKNMAFPVRGDKKVHDVGLLLQSFEEKCPTGGENIVVLYTTTLRGIRKTFEDCNAVRSTIESYNVKTVERDISMDSGYREELRLLMGKKEVRVPVVFVKGRLIGGAPEVLKLEEEGKLGLLLDGIPRAEVWCKGCGGGRFVVCMDCNGSCKVLEREQKKMVRCGQCNENGLIRCPLCC, from the coding sequence ATGGGTTGCATCTCCTCCAAACTTCTGGCTACAACCGATATTGATCGAGATATCCGCTTCTATGGGAGCAAGGCGGCCGCCGGCGATTGCCCGAACCACGTTGTCTCGCTCACTTCGAGCACCTATGGAGTACTAAATCTCGACAGGAATGAAGCCaaggggaaagaagaagaagaggaggaggaggctgcgACCAAGAAATGGAAGAGATCTTCCCCTCCTCCTACCATCCCTTCATCTAAGAGAAGGGTTCTGAAGGAAGAGCCCTCAGAGATCATAAATGCTTGGGAACTGATGAGGGATCTCGATAGCGAGATACCCATTTGGTCTTCATTGAAGAAACCCACGAAATTGCATGCCTCGGTGCAGCTATTTTCTCCGACAAAGTTCGCGGCATCAcccaagaagcagaagaagcaaTCTGCGGGGAAGGAGAATAGCCCACTCAGCCAGGGTTCAGAAAGGTTGGATCTTGATTCCAATCGGATCTTGAGACCCTTCAGATCCTCCGAGAGTATGCAATGGTCTGGATCACATTCAGCGATTTCGAAGAAGATCACTCCCATCAATGCCAAGATCCAAAAATCAGGGAGAGATTCTGGAGTTTCGGGGTGGAGACGGAGTCTTAGCCCTTTGTTTGATCCAGAGCTTCTTGCTTCCATCGAAAAAGAGCACTATGAAGAGCAGGAACAGATCAAGAATATGGCATTTCCAGTTCGAGGGGATAAAAAAGTCCATGATGTTGGCTTGCTGCTTCAATCCTTTGAGGAGAAGTGCCCGACTGGTGGCGAGAACATTGTGGTTTTGTATACGACAACGCTGAGGGGGATCAGGAAGACCTTTGAAGATTGCAATGCTGTTAGGTCCACGATCGAGTCTTATAATGTTAAGACCGTGGAGAGGGACATCTCGATGGACTCGGGATATAGAGAGGAACTGAGGTTGCTGATGGGGAAAAAGGAGGTGAGGGTCCCTGTGGTCTTTGTGAAGGGAAGGTTGATTGGTGGCGCCCCGGAGGTCTTAAAGTTGGAAGAGGAAGGCAAGTTGGGGTTACTACTGGATGGAATCCCGAGGGCAGAGGTGTGGTGTAAGGGTTGTGGAGGGGGGAGATTTGTTGTGTGCATGGATTGCAATGGCAGCTGCAAGGTCTTGGAAAGAGagcagaagaagatggtgaggtGTGGACAATGCAATGAGAACGGATTGATTCGCTGCCCCCTATGCTGCTAG
- the LOC103705685 gene encoding uncharacterized protein LOC103705685 encodes MHQVCGGGGEGKVACETLADGGGRPEAAATEDPTLPAESIRVRIGDEIDWTDLNVVYDRDDSTKGNTNPKAQHSSGKPPRSNSQRFSGNLKTKAPILGLPNKLQHSGYLGRSARRPANGRIFPKKKPPGGGGRKSAVPEEEPGSPKVSCFGKVLSERERERCRQQCRQSTAGAAEEREEKNSGCWASLAAVFRCSGGVERAATVESVEESSASPPSGGGPAKGRGLSPPDMAAPPPGLGGMRRFSSGRRPGSWSGDLDLEADGVGHVAWSGPLDREGTWARRSVGSLEDAERDRDWESEGSASV; translated from the coding sequence ATGCACCAGGTCTGCGGCGGAGGCGGCGAGGGCAAGGTCGCCTGCGAAACCCTTGCCGACGGTGGCGGCCGGCCGGAGGCGGCGGCGACGGAGGACCCGACCCTTCCGGCGGAGTCGATCCGTGTCCGGATCGGCGACGAGATCGACTGGACGGACTTGAACGTCGTTTACGATCGGGATGATTCGACGAAGGGGAACACGAATCCGAAGGCGCAGCACTCGAGCGGTAAGCCGCCGAGGTCGAATTCACAGCGGTTTTCCGGAAATTTGAAGACGAAGGCGCCGATCCTAGGGTTGCCGAACAAGCTCCAGCATTCCGGCTACCTTGGCCGCAGCGCGCGGCGTCCCGCGAATGGAAGAATCTTCCCCAAGAAGAAGCCGCCCGGCGGGGGCGGCCGGAAGTCTGCGGTGCCGGAGGAGGAGCCGGGGTCGCCGAAGGTATCGTGCTTCGGTAAAGTTCTCTCGGAAAGGGAGCGAGAGCGGTGCCGACAGCAGTGTCGGCAGTCGACTGCGGGGGCGGCGGAGGAGCGGGAGGAAAAGAATAGCGGCTGCTGGGCGAGCCTCGCGGCGGTGTTCAGATGCTCCGGTGGGGTAGAGCGGGCAGCGACGGTGGAGTCCGTGGAGGAGTCGTCGGCGTCGCCGCCGTCGGGCGGAGGTCCGGCGAAGGGGAGGGGGCTTTCACCGCCGGATATGGCTGCGCCACCGCCGGGGCTGGGGGGAATGAGGCGGTTCTCGTCGGGCCGGAGGCCGGGGTCGTGGAGCGGTGACTTGGATCTGGAGGCGGATGGCGTTGGACACGTGGCGTGGTCGGGGCCGTTGGATCGGGAGGGGACGTGGGCCCGCCGGTCGGTGGGTTCGTTGGAGGACGCGGAGCGGGACCGGGACTGGGAGAGCGAGGGTTCCGCCTCCGTCTGA
- the LOC103705691 gene encoding alpha carbonic anhydrase 1, chloroplastic, whose translation MTMASGRAIFALILASALVADADTEHGAVMFGYSGPTGPDKWASLSPDYEMCSKGERQSPVNIDKNVVAYNPGLEALKRDYVPANATLVNHGYHVALLFDKNVGTVLADGKNYNLESVHWHSPSEHTIDGRRFPVELHMVHKSDNGKIAVVGILYQYGRHDPFLVQIQKQLKELANETCKGDEEARIPVGVVNASALKRRSRKYYRYFGSLTTPPCTENVIWSILGKVRQMTKEQAAALQAPLHQEYRNNSRPTQPLNYRAVELYHEAKKHDEKSN comes from the exons ATGACAATGGCTTCCGGCAGAGCCATCTTTGCACTGATATTAGCATCCGCTCTTGTGGCTGATGCTGACACCGAGCATG GAGCAGTTATGTTCGGATACAGTGGACCAACTGGCCCTGACAAATGGGCAAGCTTGAGCCCTGACTATGAAATGTGCTCAAAAGGAGAACGCCAATCTCCAGTCAACATTGATAAGAATGTGGTAGCTTATAACCCGGGTTTGGAAGCTCTAAAGAGGGATTATGTTCCTGCAAATGCCACCCTTGTTAACCATGGTTACCACGTTGCG CTGCTATTTGATAAAAATGTAGGGACCGTGCTGGCAGATGGAAAGAACTACAACCTGGAATCTGTGCATTGGCATTCACCTTCTGAGCACACCATTGATGGTCGACG ATTCCCAGTGGAGCTTCACATGGTCCACAAGAGCGACAATGGAAAAATTGCAGTAGTGGGAATTCTGTATCAGTATGGCCGTCATGACCCCTTCCTTGTCCAG ATACAGAAGCAGCTAAAGGAATTAGCTAACGAGACCTGCAAAGGAGATGAAGAGGCACGCATTCCGGTTGGAGTTGTGAATGCAAGCGCCCTGAAACGCCGCAGTAGAAAGTACTACAGGTATTTTGGATCCCTCACCACACCGCCATGCACCGAGAATGTCATCTGGAGCATCCTTGGCAAG GTAAGACAGATGACCAAGGAACAAGCAGCTGCTCTGCAAGCACCTCTGCATCAGGAGTACCGAAACAATTCAAGACCTACACAACCATTGAATTACAGGGCTGTGGAGCTCTATCATGAAGCAAAGAAGCATGATGAAAAGTCCAACTAA